A genome region from Macrobrachium rosenbergii isolate ZJJX-2024 chromosome 42, ASM4041242v1, whole genome shotgun sequence includes the following:
- the LOC136827735 gene encoding high mobility group nucleosome-binding domain-containing protein 5-like — translation MDKKLESAVSRMQEMMKGMFKEFFGEGAVGGGSPRSWGGPEGLQKVEKSGEESDGSDLGAVKKEKKGEMLAKGIREDKVKKGGEEKKKKGMGLRKDEKKVDIGKLEKRLGKLEKSKEQDESELDSEDWIRVVEKKGKKSAVGRMDVSVEVDSLYSEECKKGQSETSGSDSESEKEVRKAMYVREVPRCEKYEEYGSRDIRDFFREYEGYCMAKYGENKRVWARELGGFLTGFLLSMYGVVMSVGHVSYESIKR, via the coding sequence atggataagaagttagagtctgcagtaagcaggatgcaggaaatgatgaagggaatGTTTAAGGAGTTCTTTGGAGAAGGAGCTGTAGGAGGAGGTTCCCCCAGGTCTTGGGGTGGGCCAGAAGGGTTGCAGAAGGTAGAGAAGAGTGGAGAGGAGAGTGATGGAAGTGATTTAGGTgcagtaaagaaggaaaagaagggagagaTGCTGGCTAAAGGTATACGGGAGGACAAGGTTAAGAAAGGgggtgaggaaaagaagaaaaaaggaatggggcttaggaaggatgagaagaaagTTGATATTGGGAAATTGGAAAAGAGGTTGGGGAAATTGGAAAAGAGTAAGGAACAAGATGAAAGTGAGTTGGATAGTGAAGATTGGATAAGGGTAGTTGAGAAGAAGGGTAAGAAAAGCGCAGTTGGGAGGATGGATGTTAGTGTGGAAGTGGATTCACTGTATTCAGAAGAGTGTAAGAAAGGTCAGAGTGAAACTAGCGGCAGCGACAGCGAGAGTGAGAAAGAAGTAcggaaggctatgtatgtgagagaaGTGCCACGGTGTGAGAAGTATgaagagtatggaagtagggatataAGGGATTTTTTCAGGGAGTATGAAGGTTATTGCATGGCTAAATATGGAGAGAATAAGAGGGTATGGGCACGAGAGTTAGGGGGTTTCTTAACAGGGTTTTTGCTGAGTATGTATGGGGTGGTAATGAGTGTAGGTCATGTGTCCTATGAAAGTATTAAAAGGTAG